In Pseudoalteromonas piratica, the following proteins share a genomic window:
- a CDS encoding sugar MFS transporter, with product MVSSPNPLNQTVQVEESNTSNTQFALVALTSLFFMWGFITCLNDILIPYLKEAFTLNFTQAMLIQFCFFSAYFIISLPAGKLVGKIGYQKGIVTGLAIACVGCLLFYPVATSGIYALFLMALFVLASGITILQVSANPYVSALGDPKTAPSRLTLTQAFNSLGTTVAPLFGAALFFSADTANQSHDGTAVQLPYLILAASLMVLALIFLVLKLPKITNQETPQVTQGSAWQHKHLVLGAVGIFVYVGAEVAIGSTLINYISSASATQMTEATAAKYIAYYWGGAMVGRFIGAAVMQKVSGGTVLAFNAALAIVFIVVSMLSSGPIAMWTMLAVGLCNSIMFPTIFSLAINNLKEHTSQGSGILCLAIVGGAIIPVFQGIAADTIGLTLSFIIPAVCYVFIVFYGVKGHVPSTTQGQNNE from the coding sequence ATTGTGAGTTCACCCAATCCACTCAATCAGACTGTGCAGGTCGAGGAAAGCAACACCTCAAACACCCAGTTTGCGCTCGTTGCTTTAACCAGCCTCTTCTTTATGTGGGGCTTTATTACTTGTCTTAATGACATTTTAATCCCTTACCTTAAAGAAGCCTTTACCCTTAATTTCACCCAAGCAATGCTTATTCAGTTTTGCTTTTTTAGTGCTTATTTTATTATCTCGCTGCCTGCCGGGAAGTTGGTCGGTAAAATCGGTTATCAAAAAGGTATCGTCACCGGTTTAGCCATTGCCTGTGTGGGTTGTTTGTTATTTTACCCTGTTGCAACCTCCGGTATTTATGCACTTTTCTTAATGGCCTTATTTGTATTAGCCAGTGGTATTACGATTTTACAGGTGTCTGCAAACCCGTATGTCAGTGCTTTAGGTGACCCTAAAACAGCGCCTTCTCGTTTAACCTTAACCCAAGCGTTTAACTCATTAGGGACCACGGTTGCACCATTATTTGGCGCGGCTTTATTTTTCTCTGCTGATACCGCTAATCAAAGTCATGATGGTACCGCTGTTCAATTACCTTATTTAATTCTCGCAGCATCACTTATGGTGTTGGCGCTTATCTTTTTAGTATTAAAGTTACCTAAAATTACTAATCAAGAAACACCGCAAGTGACCCAAGGCTCTGCGTGGCAGCACAAGCATTTAGTACTCGGGGCTGTCGGTATTTTTGTCTATGTCGGCGCGGAAGTGGCCATTGGCAGTACCTTAATCAATTACATATCAAGTGCCAGTGCAACCCAAATGACTGAGGCTACCGCTGCAAAATACATCGCTTACTATTGGGGTGGAGCAATGGTCGGTCGCTTTATTGGTGCGGCCGTGATGCAAAAAGTCTCTGGCGGGACTGTACTTGCCTTTAATGCGGCACTTGCTATCGTATTCATTGTCGTTTCAATGTTAAGTTCTGGCCCTATCGCGATGTGGACCATGCTCGCTGTCGGTTTATGTAACTCAATTATGTTCCCTACCATTTTCAGCCTAGCTATTAACAACTTAAAAGAGCACACCTCACAAGGGTCGGGCATTTTATGTCTCGCTATCGTAGGTGGTGCTATCATCCCTGTATTCCAAGGTATCGCCGCTGATACCATTGGTCTGACTCTCTCGTTTATTATTCCTGCTGTATGTTACGTATTTATCGTATTCTACGGTGTGAAAGGACATGTGCCATCAACTACTCAAGGACAAAACAATGAATAA
- a CDS encoding glycoside hydrolase family 3 protein, protein MNKHLFSLSALCLALSGCMSGNDNAKTTNTKNDIWPKITNPVKPDAKLETKIDALLAQMTLEQKIAQMIQPEIRNITVEDMRRYGFGSYLNGGGSFPNGDKHATPEDWIKLANDMYMASIDDSLDGSTIPTMWGTDAVHGHNNVIGATLFPHNIGLGAANNPELMEQIAAITAKEVMVTGIDWVFAPTVAVVQDDRWGRTYESYSEDPSLVRNYAASVVKGLQGEVGKDFLGDERVISTVKHFVGDGGTVDGDDQGNNLSSEQDLFDIHAQGYVGGLNVGAQSVMASFNSWHGEKVHGSKYLLNDVLKVKMGFDGFIVGDWNGHGQVAGCSNESCAQSINAGLDIFMVPSDWKALMENTIAQVKTGEISQSRIDDAVRRILRVKLRAGLFDKPRPKDRALSGKTELIGQASHREVAAQAVRESLVLLKNNQQLLPLSPKQRILVAGDAADNIGKQSGGWTITWQGTNNQNSDFPGGSSILDGLRSQVNSAGGILDYSLDGSFSEKPDVAIVVFGEEPYAEGHGDRATLEYQAGDKRDLALLNKLKAENIPVVAVFISGRPMWVNAELNASTAFVAAWLPGSEGAAIADLLLRKADNSVNVDFKGKLPFSWPIKPNQHVDFYNKNSEQPLFEYGYGLTTTSNTIVPNDLPEQFERKAGDVKSVSILEGEVKKPWQAWLFSGDNSEQIMSSTLSLEGINYRTIDKVIQEDARKISITGEHAAGLRFASKSYFREDLSNLVSDTAQLTFDVKVDSKKAKDVWLTMNCEGTADKPGSCHSKMDISHLINAKADGQWHTLSVDLACFTQQGIKFNQLVVPFEIGSSQALELSLANIKISQSDTPAMHMCQ, encoded by the coding sequence ATGAATAAACACCTGTTCTCGCTATCTGCACTGTGCTTGGCACTGAGCGGTTGCATGTCTGGCAATGATAATGCCAAAACAACAAACACTAAAAATGATATTTGGCCAAAGATCACAAATCCGGTGAAACCCGACGCCAAACTTGAAACTAAAATTGATGCATTGTTAGCGCAAATGACACTCGAACAAAAAATTGCGCAAATGATCCAGCCCGAAATCCGAAATATCACAGTTGAAGATATGCGCCGTTATGGTTTCGGTTCTTACTTAAATGGCGGTGGCTCATTTCCAAATGGCGATAAGCATGCCACACCTGAAGATTGGATAAAACTGGCTAACGATATGTACATGGCGTCAATTGATGATTCTCTTGATGGCTCAACCATTCCTACCATGTGGGGAACTGATGCGGTTCACGGACATAATAATGTGATTGGGGCAACGTTATTTCCACATAATATTGGTTTAGGGGCAGCAAATAATCCAGAGTTAATGGAACAAATCGCCGCAATTACAGCTAAAGAAGTAATGGTAACTGGCATTGATTGGGTATTTGCACCAACAGTTGCAGTTGTGCAAGACGACCGCTGGGGACGCACCTATGAAAGTTACTCAGAAGACCCTTCGCTCGTTCGCAATTATGCTGCTTCAGTGGTTAAAGGCCTGCAAGGTGAAGTCGGTAAAGACTTTTTAGGCGATGAGCGTGTTATAAGTACAGTAAAACACTTTGTTGGGGATGGCGGTACAGTAGATGGTGATGACCAAGGCAATAACCTATCGTCTGAACAGGATTTATTTGATATTCATGCTCAAGGCTATGTGGGCGGCTTAAATGTGGGCGCACAGTCAGTGATGGCCTCATTTAACAGCTGGCATGGCGAGAAAGTACACGGCAGTAAATACTTACTCAATGACGTATTGAAAGTGAAAATGGGATTCGATGGTTTTATAGTCGGTGACTGGAATGGCCATGGCCAAGTAGCAGGATGTAGCAATGAAAGTTGTGCGCAATCGATTAATGCTGGTCTTGATATTTTTATGGTGCCTTCTGACTGGAAAGCTTTGATGGAAAATACCATCGCTCAAGTAAAGACAGGTGAAATTTCGCAATCGCGTATTGATGATGCAGTGCGCCGCATTTTACGCGTTAAATTACGCGCTGGTTTGTTTGATAAACCACGCCCGAAAGATAGAGCGCTTTCTGGTAAAACAGAATTAATCGGCCAAGCATCACACCGTGAAGTAGCTGCACAGGCCGTGCGAGAGTCACTGGTATTACTGAAAAACAACCAACAATTATTACCTTTATCACCTAAGCAGCGCATTTTAGTGGCAGGTGATGCCGCAGACAATATTGGTAAACAATCGGGTGGTTGGACAATCACTTGGCAGGGCACTAATAATCAAAATAGTGATTTCCCAGGCGGGTCGTCAATTCTTGATGGTCTGCGTTCACAAGTTAATAGCGCGGGTGGCATACTCGATTACAGCCTTGATGGCAGTTTTTCAGAAAAGCCTGATGTCGCAATTGTGGTATTCGGCGAGGAACCTTATGCTGAAGGTCATGGTGACCGTGCAACCCTTGAATACCAAGCTGGGGATAAACGCGACCTTGCCTTACTAAACAAATTAAAAGCCGAAAATATCCCCGTTGTTGCCGTATTTATTAGTGGTCGACCAATGTGGGTTAATGCTGAGTTAAATGCCTCAACAGCGTTTGTTGCCGCTTGGTTACCGGGTTCTGAAGGCGCGGCAATTGCCGACCTGCTGCTGCGTAAGGCAGATAACAGCGTTAATGTTGATTTTAAAGGTAAACTGCCATTTAGTTGGCCTATCAAGCCAAATCAACATGTCGACTTTTATAATAAAAATAGTGAACAACCATTATTTGAATATGGTTATGGCTTAACCACAACCTCAAACACAATTGTACCAAACGATTTACCTGAGCAATTCGAACGCAAAGCCGGCGATGTAAAGAGTGTGTCTATTCTTGAAGGTGAAGTGAAAAAGCCTTGGCAGGCATGGTTATTCTCAGGTGATAACAGTGAACAAATTATGTCGAGCACCTTGAGCCTTGAAGGCATCAATTACCGAACAATTGATAAGGTTATTCAAGAGGATGCACGCAAAATTTCAATTACTGGTGAGCACGCTGCAGGTCTTCGCTTTGCAAGTAAGAGTTATTTCAGAGAAGATCTCAGCAATTTAGTTTCAGACACAGCACAGCTTACCTTTGATGTGAAAGTAGACAGCAAGAAAGCCAAAGATGTATGGCTAACCATGAACTGTGAAGGTACCGCCGATAAACCAGGAAGTTGTCATAGCAAAATGGATATCAGCCACTTAATCAATGCAAAAGCAGACGGTCAATGGCATACACTTTCTGTTGATTTAGCCTGTTTTACGCAACAAGGCATCAAGTTTAATCAACTGGTTGTGCCGTTTGAAATTGGTTCATCGCAGGCACTTGAACTGTCACTCGCCAATATTAAAATTAGTCAATCAGACACACCCGCAATGCACATGTGTCAATAA
- a CDS encoding sensor histidine kinase produces the protein MLLLAISSKPLMAKNHDTFVFDDIAQVMQQYNFDNGLSQASVTAITQDKFGYIWLGTQSGLNRFDGKRFKHFFPAQPNALNLAGGFITALCAQGDSLWIGTQTGLSRYHISTSEFEYIPITQHNQSVERIKTLSCNDDVLIISTENRGLFILDASSHVIAGNELFTSDTLKAIYKDRNKWFANTAKGVLVKPLDENDYTLLLPGNFKNMAISNNALAVLDNQNKLCFYQLMPLKARWCEALPITEMAEIFQVSLQANKVLIASSQGAFQISYQGEIDHHFKRQVSNQKGLSENTTLAIFKSQEGDVWLGTETQGLYHFRELSSAFGHVYNFQKTARVSEFYDVRSFAIDAQGALWIGTSKGIYLYKDKRFYAAESVYPSLEKFNNTFITDLFIQDNVLWVTSRGAGLAKLDLQTKSTWLVKPNIAGNEVTSFNSVISYKGQLVFSSRTQGLITFNSKTNTFSHFIPNNENAPSHATGLYTDGNDLWFGSIGLGLFRYDGQSLVSINQAQGLSSNLVFMIEQDAQQRIWAATDKGLSIVNQDMTLARIVERKHGLANNAIWALVKDDDGHFWVGTSGGLSAIDSTDFRIRNYLRNDGIQSNEFNFNAVLKTKSGRLFIGGANGFNQFYPSAIEKAGNKPSVQLSAINVLEKELAPINSTELTTVPELTKSLVLKADQNILSLAYSSSSLASDKLSHLYYRVLGLSEKWIKLEQGRNQIDLINLSPGSYIIEAYLVDRFNNASDAHQLELTIVPPWWASNLAKLSYVILALLISSLVIYSRVKRFRQVLKDNNKMKQLTERFELSLWASGDDLWDWDIANNTIHRFSVSSHLDFGSQKDEVLLDELNHYVHPKDCLLLEDKLERCISGEIESYEIAIRMKDKSGGFRWVRDRGKVVSRNSAGIAQRIAGGIQDIKQLKENELALEKLNHSLEEKVQERTLQLEQNNQQLLQTLDELEKMQQDLIESEKMASLGNLVAGVAHEINTPLGIAITGVSSNQESISLIESQLANKTLNQATLVNEMQKQREAYQLVQRNLERAEALIANFKQVAVDQSSEQMREVQVLEYLEQLRTSLAPLTKGKDITVSIACSETLLVETYPGAWYQVMSNLIQNSVTHGFDGQKKGNIAISVTLNNGKLVVVYQDDGKGVSEEVRERMFEPFVTTKRNQGGSGLGMHIVYNLVTQILNGEITSRQVENQGAMFEIECFVNVISK, from the coding sequence TTGTTATTATTGGCCATATCGTCAAAACCTTTGATGGCGAAAAATCATGACACTTTTGTATTTGATGACATCGCACAGGTGATGCAGCAGTACAACTTTGATAATGGCCTTAGCCAAGCCTCTGTAACCGCAATTACGCAAGATAAATTTGGCTATATTTGGCTTGGCACCCAGTCTGGCCTTAATCGTTTTGATGGAAAGCGATTTAAACATTTTTTTCCGGCGCAACCTAATGCCTTGAATCTTGCAGGAGGGTTTATTACTGCCTTATGTGCACAGGGAGATTCTCTATGGATAGGCACGCAAACGGGGTTATCTCGTTACCATATTAGTACCAGCGAATTTGAATACATCCCAATTACTCAGCATAACCAATCCGTTGAGCGCATTAAAACATTATCATGTAATGACGATGTATTAATTATTTCTACAGAAAACAGAGGGCTATTTATTCTAGATGCGTCATCTCACGTAATAGCCGGTAATGAGCTTTTTACATCCGACACATTAAAAGCAATATATAAAGATAGAAATAAATGGTTTGCCAATACAGCAAAAGGTGTTTTGGTAAAACCATTAGATGAAAACGACTACACACTCTTGCTACCCGGTAACTTTAAGAATATGGCTATATCTAACAACGCTCTCGCGGTGTTAGATAATCAAAATAAACTCTGCTTTTATCAATTAATGCCGCTCAAAGCGCGTTGGTGCGAAGCTTTACCAATTACTGAAATGGCTGAGATATTTCAAGTTAGTTTGCAGGCCAATAAGGTCTTGATTGCCTCCAGTCAAGGGGCATTCCAAATCTCCTATCAAGGGGAAATAGATCATCATTTTAAGCGTCAAGTAAGCAATCAAAAAGGGTTGTCTGAAAATACCACACTGGCCATTTTTAAAAGCCAAGAAGGGGATGTTTGGCTTGGCACAGAAACGCAAGGACTATATCATTTTCGTGAGTTAAGCAGTGCGTTTGGTCATGTATATAATTTTCAAAAAACTGCTAGAGTAAGTGAGTTTTATGACGTCAGAAGCTTCGCGATTGATGCACAGGGTGCACTTTGGATAGGCACGTCAAAAGGAATTTATCTTTATAAAGACAAACGCTTCTATGCTGCCGAAAGTGTTTACCCATCGCTTGAAAAATTTAACAACACGTTTATTACCGATTTATTTATTCAAGATAATGTGTTGTGGGTTACCAGTCGGGGGGCGGGCTTAGCTAAGCTTGATTTACAAACGAAGAGCACTTGGCTGGTCAAGCCAAACATTGCTGGAAATGAAGTCACGAGTTTTAATTCTGTGATTAGTTATAAAGGGCAACTGGTCTTTAGTTCTCGCACCCAAGGGTTAATCACCTTCAATTCAAAAACAAATACGTTTAGTCACTTTATACCCAATAATGAAAATGCGCCCTCACATGCTACGGGTTTATATACTGATGGCAATGATTTATGGTTTGGAAGTATAGGGCTTGGGTTATTTCGATATGATGGCCAATCATTGGTTTCGATTAACCAAGCACAAGGCTTAAGTTCAAACTTAGTGTTTATGATTGAGCAAGACGCGCAACAACGCATTTGGGCTGCCACAGATAAAGGGTTAAGTATTGTTAATCAAGATATGACTTTGGCGCGGATTGTTGAACGCAAACATGGATTAGCAAATAACGCTATTTGGGCGTTAGTAAAGGATGATGACGGACACTTTTGGGTTGGCACCAGTGGTGGGTTAAGCGCGATAGACAGCACAGACTTTCGTATTCGAAATTACTTGCGAAATGATGGCATACAATCAAATGAGTTCAATTTTAATGCCGTATTGAAAACAAAAAGTGGACGTTTATTTATCGGTGGAGCAAATGGGTTTAACCAATTTTATCCAAGCGCGATAGAAAAAGCGGGTAATAAACCGAGCGTACAGCTTAGTGCTATTAATGTGCTTGAAAAAGAGTTAGCGCCAATTAACTCTACTGAGTTAACAACAGTACCTGAGTTAACGAAGTCGCTAGTATTAAAAGCAGATCAAAATATCTTATCGCTGGCGTATTCTTCTTCAAGCCTGGCCTCAGACAAACTCTCGCATTTGTATTACCGAGTATTGGGGTTAAGTGAAAAGTGGATCAAGCTTGAACAAGGTCGAAACCAGATAGATCTGATCAACCTATCCCCAGGTAGTTATATTATTGAAGCATATTTAGTTGACCGATTTAACAATGCGTCTGATGCGCATCAACTTGAACTGACAATAGTGCCGCCTTGGTGGGCCTCTAATCTTGCTAAATTGAGTTATGTGATCTTAGCGTTACTTATCAGCTCGTTGGTTATTTACTCTCGGGTCAAACGTTTCCGACAGGTACTCAAAGACAACAATAAAATGAAACAGCTCACAGAACGGTTTGAGTTGAGCTTGTGGGCGAGCGGTGATGATTTGTGGGATTGGGATATTGCGAATAATACAATTCACCGCTTTAGTGTCAGTAGTCACCTTGATTTTGGTTCACAAAAAGATGAAGTACTACTAGATGAACTGAATCATTATGTTCACCCCAAAGACTGTCTTTTATTGGAAGACAAACTAGAGCGTTGTATTTCGGGTGAGATTGAAAGTTACGAAATTGCTATTCGCATGAAGGATAAAAGTGGTGGCTTTCGGTGGGTGCGCGATCGTGGAAAAGTCGTAAGCAGGAATAGTGCAGGTATTGCCCAGCGTATTGCTGGTGGGATACAAGATATTAAGCAACTTAAAGAAAATGAGTTGGCACTTGAAAAACTCAATCACTCATTAGAAGAAAAAGTGCAAGAGCGCACGTTACAACTTGAACAAAATAACCAGCAGTTGCTGCAAACATTAGATGAGCTTGAAAAAATGCAGCAAGACCTCATCGAAAGTGAAAAAATGGCATCACTGGGCAACCTAGTAGCAGGCGTTGCCCATGAAATAAATACGCCCTTAGGTATTGCGATAACAGGTGTTTCGTCTAATCAAGAAAGTATTTCACTTATCGAGTCACAGTTGGCGAATAAAACACTTAACCAAGCGACGTTAGTCAATGAAATGCAAAAGCAAAGAGAAGCCTACCAGCTTGTACAGCGTAATTTAGAACGAGCAGAGGCATTAATTGCAAACTTTAAGCAAGTCGCGGTTGATCAATCCTCAGAGCAAATGCGTGAAGTGCAGGTCCTAGAATACCTTGAACAGCTGCGCACATCGTTAGCGCCTTTAACGAAAGGAAAAGATATTACAGTTTCAATTGCCTGCTCAGAGACATTATTGGTAGAAACATATCCTGGTGCTTGGTATCAAGTGATGTCGAATCTTATTCAAAATTCGGTTACACATGGTTTTGATGGCCAGAAAAAAGGCAATATAGCTATTTCTGTGACGCTTAATAACGGCAAGTTGGTAGTGGTTTACCAAGATGATGGCAAAGGTGTATCCGAAGAGGTGCGTGAACGTATGTTTGAACCCTTTGTGACCACTAAACGTAATCAAGGCGGCAGTGGTTTAGGCATGCATATTGTTTATAACTTAGTCACTCAGATTCTTAATGGTGAAATAACCAGTCGGCAAGTGGAAAACCAAGGAGCTATGTTTGAAATTGAGTGCTTTGTAAATGTGATTAGTAAATAA
- a CDS encoding TonB-dependent receptor → MKTKSYKKSQVAMLVAGLLGTSLATPIHAEQEDLTASTEKDVEVIEVKGIRGSLIRAMDIKREAFGVMDAISAEEMGKFPDTNLAESLQRITGVSVSRANGEGSEITVRGFGPSFNLVTLNGRQMPGTGNSRSYKLENLAAEGVSTLEVYKTARAEKPTGGLGATVNIVTAKPFQRPGQQASATVKGIYDTSNEKGDDVTPEVSGIYSNTFFDDRFGFGVSFSRQERDFQRQEANIQGWQANVDLPTLEEGTFVDPRAIDGDGNRIGNHFFPKDMNYSIADVERERTNAQVTFQYEPIDGLVATLDYTYTNAITATEVAGWGIWNEFGGNINSYELDENGTAVFADISGNDGSFTASKDTTEVDSQSIGLNLVWQINDDWKVELDYHDSSNETDNGKDKGLGSSGQVILGSDQLVNKIYDYRTGEIPHAMINWRNGSNELMPGEIDSNFSQFIHSPGKSEIEQLQLHTTWYNDAFDIPLVTVKFGGTFTDQTMSGSNAWSGLRGGPGFNPSFTEIFPDSMFTRHDTSDLLDAFSGGGSDLNPHYYYSYDFDEAVARQLAFLTEDIMGGDVYSIDPYFDGIDGEGAVTEETMAFYLQTDWEFTIADYDAQLIVGVRYEDTDVTSNVRQRVEKQVNWESASEWIMQYEAGGTDNFLEQTGGYDIWLPMMDLRVDLTDDLVTRFSWGKTMSRAPLGNLAGVRMLSGSPKPGARTGSQGNTSLLPFESTNLDLSLEYYYAEGSYASVGYFKKDVDNFIQTTITETTIDGLNDIYNGPRYLQAIADIEARGEQATSTAIFEQMLANGHGNADGKIEPAAGDPLIVWNISQPTNTDSKSVDGIELAVQHLIGDTGFGLGVNATFVDGDVEFDVNSLVQQAPLTGLSDSANFQAFYEKDGLSVKLTYAWRDAYLIGVGQAQGSSDAPPQFAKEYGQIDVSVNYDINENFTVFLDGINLNNETEQGYGRYEEQFLFARQYGPRYIFGMRYSFN, encoded by the coding sequence ATGAAAACAAAAAGCTATAAAAAAAGCCAAGTAGCAATGTTAGTGGCTGGCTTATTAGGTACAAGTCTTGCGACGCCAATACATGCAGAGCAAGAGGACTTGACAGCAAGTACTGAAAAAGACGTCGAAGTAATTGAAGTAAAAGGGATTAGAGGGAGTCTGATCCGCGCTATGGATATCAAACGCGAAGCATTTGGTGTGATGGATGCGATCAGCGCTGAGGAAATGGGTAAATTTCCTGATACTAACCTTGCGGAATCGCTACAACGTATAACCGGTGTATCGGTAAGCCGTGCCAACGGTGAGGGCAGTGAAATAACAGTACGCGGATTTGGGCCAAGTTTTAACTTAGTGACACTCAATGGCCGACAAATGCCTGGTACGGGTAATTCGCGCTCATATAAACTTGAAAACCTCGCGGCGGAAGGGGTGAGCACTCTCGAAGTGTATAAAACAGCGCGCGCTGAAAAACCAACAGGTGGTTTAGGTGCAACGGTAAACATTGTAACTGCAAAACCATTTCAACGCCCTGGACAGCAAGCCAGTGCAACCGTCAAAGGTATTTACGATACTTCGAATGAAAAAGGGGATGATGTTACTCCTGAAGTTTCAGGTATTTACAGTAATACATTCTTCGATGACCGATTTGGCTTTGGAGTATCATTCTCTCGTCAAGAGCGCGATTTTCAACGCCAAGAAGCGAATATTCAAGGTTGGCAAGCAAATGTGGATTTACCAACCTTAGAAGAAGGTACATTTGTTGACCCAAGAGCAATCGATGGCGATGGTAACCGCATTGGTAATCATTTCTTTCCTAAAGACATGAACTATAGCATTGCTGACGTTGAGCGTGAGCGTACCAATGCACAAGTCACCTTCCAATACGAGCCAATTGATGGCCTTGTTGCGACGCTTGATTACACTTATACCAATGCAATTACGGCAACTGAAGTGGCTGGTTGGGGTATTTGGAATGAATTTGGTGGCAATATCAATAGCTATGAACTAGACGAAAATGGCACCGCTGTTTTCGCTGACATTAGCGGCAATGATGGTTCCTTTACTGCGAGCAAAGACACAACAGAAGTGGATTCGCAGTCAATCGGTTTGAATCTTGTTTGGCAAATAAACGATGATTGGAAAGTGGAACTTGATTACCACGATTCAAGTAATGAGACTGACAACGGCAAAGATAAAGGCCTTGGCAGTTCCGGTCAGGTTATTTTAGGTTCTGATCAGCTGGTTAATAAGATTTATGATTATCGTACGGGAGAGATCCCGCATGCGATGATTAATTGGCGTAATGGTTCAAACGAGCTTATGCCAGGTGAAATTGATTCTAACTTTAGCCAGTTCATTCACTCTCCGGGCAAATCTGAAATTGAACAATTGCAACTACATACCACTTGGTATAACGACGCGTTTGATATCCCGTTAGTGACGGTTAAATTTGGCGGTACATTCACGGATCAAACCATGAGTGGTTCGAATGCATGGAGTGGTCTGCGTGGTGGCCCTGGTTTTAATCCGTCATTTACTGAGATTTTCCCAGATAGCATGTTTACGCGTCATGATACCAGTGACTTACTGGATGCGTTTAGCGGTGGTGGGAGCGACTTAAACCCTCATTATTACTATAGCTACGACTTTGATGAGGCTGTAGCCCGCCAATTAGCTTTTCTAACAGAAGATATTATGGGGGGCGATGTTTACTCTATTGACCCTTACTTCGATGGTATTGATGGCGAAGGTGCTGTTACTGAAGAGACCATGGCATTTTACCTTCAAACTGATTGGGAATTTACGATTGCCGACTACGACGCGCAACTAATTGTAGGCGTACGTTATGAAGATACTGACGTTACTAGTAATGTTCGCCAGAGGGTCGAAAAACAGGTCAACTGGGAAAGTGCGTCTGAGTGGATTATGCAATATGAAGCGGGCGGCACGGATAACTTCCTGGAGCAAACAGGAGGCTATGATATCTGGCTGCCAATGATGGATCTACGCGTCGACTTAACTGATGATCTCGTAACCCGTTTCTCATGGGGTAAAACCATGTCTCGTGCACCGCTTGGCAACTTAGCGGGCGTTCGTATGCTAAGTGGCAGTCCAAAACCTGGCGCTCGAACTGGCTCGCAAGGTAATACAAGTCTGTTGCCGTTTGAATCGACCAATTTAGACTTATCACTTGAGTACTATTACGCCGAGGGAAGTTATGCATCGGTTGGGTACTTTAAAAAAGACGTTGATAACTTTATTCAAACCACCATCACTGAAACAACCATCGATGGCCTAAACGATATTTATAATGGCCCACGTTATTTGCAAGCCATTGCGGATATTGAGGCGCGTGGTGAACAAGCGACAAGTACGGCTATTTTTGAACAGATGTTAGCGAATGGGCACGGAAATGCTGACGGTAAAATTGAGCCAGCAGCAGGTGATCCTCTGATTGTTTGGAATATTAGCCAGCCAACAAATACGGACAGTAAATCTGTCGATGGTATTGAGCTTGCCGTTCAACACTTAATTGGTGACACCGGCTTTGGCCTAGGTGTGAATGCCACATTTGTGGATGGTGATGTTGAATTTGATGTGAACAGTTTAGTACAACAAGCACCACTTACAGGCTTGAGTGATTCGGCAAACTTTCAAGCGTTTTATGAAAAAGATGGTCTGTCTGTAAAACTTACCTATGCGTGGCGTGACGCTTACTTAATTGGTGTTGGCCAGGCTCAAGGCTCGTCAGATGCGCCACCGCAATTTGCCAAAGAATACGGCCAAATTGACGTTAGTGTTAATTACGATATTAACGAGAACTTTACAGTGTTCCTAGATGGCATTAATTTGAATAACGAAACCGAGCAAGGTTATGGTCGTTACGAAGAGCAATTTTTATTTGCTCGTCAGTATGGTCCACGTTATATCTTTGGTATGCGTTACTCGTTTAATTAA